The Candidatus Margulisiibacteriota bacterium genomic sequence AATTTAAAAAAAAATAAAGAAGAAATAAAAAAAATAAAATAAATTAATTTATTATATATGGCTAAAAAAATAGAAAAAAAGAAAATTATTAAAAAAAGGGTTGTTAAGACTAAGGTAATTAAAAAGAAAAAACCTGTTTCTAAAAAGAAAGCAAAGACTGTAGTTAAAAAAAATATTAAAAAGCCAATTATTAAAAAAACGGTTACTAAAAAACAAGTTAAGCCAGTTAATAAAAAAAGGGTTTCTAAAAAAAATGATAAAAAAAAGTTAGTTAAGAAAGAAAAAATTTCTCCCGACGAAGTAATTGTGCCGAAAGAAGAAGATATAATTAAAACATTGGAGAAAGGCAAGTTAAGAGGTTTTTTAACGGAAACAGAGGTTTTACATTTATTTCCCTCAGTGGAGGGTTATATTTTTGAATATGAAATTTTTTTAGGTCGTTTAGCTGATGCCGGAATTAAACTATTAGAAGATACTGGGAATTTATTGGGGGGCAAGACAGAGGTGCCAGAAAAGGTAAAAAATTCTTCAAAATTATCAGTTGATTTTTCTAGTTTAACTTCTGATTCTATTCAAATATATTTAAAAGAAATTGGTAAAATTCCTTTATTAACAGCCGAAGAAGAAGTAGAGTTAGCCAAAAGGAAGGATAAGGGTGACAAGGACGCCGAAAGAAAGATGATAGTAGCTAATTTAAAACTAGTAGTATCTATTGCTAAAAAATTTTCTGGAGTTAAAACTTTAAGTTTGTTGGATTTAATTCAAGAAGGAAATATTGGTTTATTTAGAGCAGTTGATAAATTTGAACATCAAAAAGGCTATAAGTTTTCAACCTATGCTACTTGGTGGATAAGACAGGCTATTACTAGGGCTTTAGCTGATCAATCTAGGACTATTCGTATTCCAGTTCATATGGTAGAAACAATTAATCGCTATCAACAGGCTCGAAGATTTTTAGTACAAGAATTAGGTCGTGAGCCTTTGGCTGAAGAGGTGGCTGCTGAAATGGGAGAGGATTTAGATAAGGTTAGATATATAATTAAAATTTCTCAAGAAACTATTTCCTTAGAAACTACTATCGGAGATGATGATGATAATTCTACCTTAGAAGATTTTATTGAAGATATTAAAAATGATTCACCCGATAGAATCGCCGCTCTTCAATTATTAAAAGATTATGTTAAGGAAATTATGGTTAGCTTATCACCTCGTGAACAAAAGATTTTGGAAATGAGATTTGGTTTGGTTGATGGAGTGGCCCATACTCTAGAAGAAGTAGGTCAAGAATTTGAAGTTACTCGTGAACGTATTCGTCAAATCGAAGCTAAGGCCTTAGAAAAGATTAGAAAAATGCAGGGGAAGAGCTTAGACAAATTAAAAGATTTTTAATTATTATTAAATAAAAAATATGAAAAATCATAATCCTAAATATGCTTTTTATTATATTCTTTCATTGGTGGCTTTAATTTTTGTAGCCATTTCTTCGGCTTTGATAGTTTTTCAAATTATTGATAAAAGCGTTTTTGATGCTTTAGCTTATTATGGTTCTTATTCTAATCAATCAGCTTTACGTTTTGGAATTTCGGCTTTATTGATATCAGCTCCAATATTTTTTCTATGCGTTAATTCGATAAATAAAGGCTTAAAAAAGGGTGAAATAGACAAAGATTCTCCTTTGAGAAATTGGTTAACCTATTTTATTCTAGCTGTTTCGGCTGTAGTTATTTTGGGCTCTTTAGTCGGTATTATTAATGCTTTTTTATCAGGGGAGATGACTTTAAAATCTATTTTGCAATTATTAACAGTTATTTTAATTGCAGCTATAGTTTTTAGTTATTATCTATATGACATTAGAAGAGATAAGATTTTAAAGAAAGATAAAATTATGAAAATCTTCTTTTTTTCTTCAGTTTTGTTAGTTATAATAATATTTATTTCTTCGTGGTTTTTTGTAGAATCTCCTAAAGTGGCTCGAGAAAGAAAAATAGATGAAAAAGTTATGAGTAATATTCATAGTTTAGAAAGCTATATTAATTCCTATTATGAAAAAGAAGAAAAATTACCAGAAGATTTATCGGAGCTTAATAGTGTGGCTGAGATTATCAATTTTAATCAATTTTTAGTTAATCCGGTTAGTGGTGAAAAAATTGAATACAAGAAAATAGGAGAAAAAGAATTTGAATTATGCGCTAATTTTAGAACTGATAGTTATGAAAGTCAAAGGAATGAGGTTTATCCCGTTTATGTGGGGGACGGATCTAAGGTTTATGTTAAAGGTTGGAATTGTTTTAAGGGTAATTTATGGGCGGAAGAAAAGTTTATGGAAAAAAGATAATTAGATAAGAAAAAAATTATTGACATATTTTTTAGTTTTGATATTATATTAATTAGTTTTTAAAAAACTAATTATTCCGAGGTGGCGCAGCGGTAGCGCAGTTGACTGTTAATCAATTGGTCGTGGGTTCGAATCCCACCCTCGGAGCCAAGAGAGACGGAGCTCATTTAGAGCTCTGTTTTTTGTATAATCTAAGCCAAT encodes the following:
- a CDS encoding sigma-70 family RNA polymerase sigma factor, with translation MAKKIEKKKIIKKRVVKTKVIKKKKPVSKKKAKTVVKKNIKKPIIKKTVTKKQVKPVNKKRVSKKNDKKKLVKKEKISPDEVIVPKEEDIIKTLEKGKLRGFLTETEVLHLFPSVEGYIFEYEIFLGRLADAGIKLLEDTGNLLGGKTEVPEKVKNSSKLSVDFSSLTSDSIQIYLKEIGKIPLLTAEEEVELAKRKDKGDKDAERKMIVANLKLVVSIAKKFSGVKTLSLLDLIQEGNIGLFRAVDKFEHQKGYKFSTYATWWIRQAITRALADQSRTIRIPVHMVETINRYQQARRFLVQELGREPLAEEVAAEMGEDLDKVRYIIKISQETISLETTIGDDDDNSTLEDFIEDIKNDSPDRIAALQLLKDYVKEIMVSLSPREQKILEMRFGLVDGVAHTLEEVGQEFEVTRERIRQIEAKALEKIRKMQGKSLDKLKDF
- a CDS encoding DUF5671 domain-containing protein; amino-acid sequence: MKNHNPKYAFYYILSLVALIFVAISSALIVFQIIDKSVFDALAYYGSYSNQSALRFGISALLISAPIFFLCVNSINKGLKKGEIDKDSPLRNWLTYFILAVSAVVILGSLVGIINAFLSGEMTLKSILQLLTVILIAAIVFSYYLYDIRRDKILKKDKIMKIFFFSSVLLVIIIFISSWFFVESPKVARERKIDEKVMSNIHSLESYINSYYEKEEKLPEDLSELNSVAEIINFNQFLVNPVSGEKIEYKKIGEKEFELCANFRTDSYESQRNEVYPVYVGDGSKVYVKGWNCFKGNLWAEEKFMEKR